GATGTAGTGCGCAGGGATCGTCTTGCCTGTCTTGCTGTCCTTGCGCAGACCGGTTTCCATAATGTGGCTGATCAGGGCCTTCACCGTCGTGGTGTCGCCGGAAAGCCTGGCGCGAATCTTGATCGTGTTTGCCATTGTACTAAACCTCGTTTCGTAAGAAATATCCGCTGAGTAGGGTCGCTGATCAGCCGCCGCAGCCGCCGATGGTGACCTTGACTTCCTTGCCGGTGCTGTGGAGGGTGCCGCCGGCCTTGACCACGGCGATGACGCTGGAGGTCTCGCTCATCTTGATGCGGGTGGCCACGAAGCCTTCCGCGCGGGGACTCATCACATAAGCGGAAGTCAGCGGAGTATTGTTCTTTTCCGCAATGATGCTGATGCTCTCGACTCCGTCAATCGATGTTTCGACGGAGATCGGCACCACGGCGCCGTTCTCGGCGATGTCGGGAGCCTTGATCTCGATCTTGTCGCTGCCTTCGAGCTGGCTCTGGCCTACCAGCGCGTTAAGGGCATCGTCCACTGAGGTGGCCTTGAAGGCATCCTTGGGCCAGGCGGCCAGGACTGTGCGCGGTGCGAGCAGTCCGCTGCCGACGGCAATGCCCACGGCGCCTGCTGCCAGTGAGCCTTTGAGTAGGGTTCTGCGTTTCATGTTCGTCACGACGTTTCTCCTAACTGGACTGTATCCTGTTAAAGCGTGTAGATGAATTCAACCACCTTGTCGATCTCGTCCTCGGACAGGATGTCATGGCGTC
This sequence is a window from Thiohalobacter thiocyanaticus. Protein-coding genes within it:
- the soxY gene encoding thiosulfate oxidation carrier protein SoxY, giving the protein MKRRTLLKGSLAAGAVGIAVGSGLLAPRTVLAAWPKDAFKATSVDDALNALVGQSQLEGSDKIEIKAPDIAENGAVVPISVETSIDGVESISIIAEKNNTPLTSAYVMSPRAEGFVATRIKMSETSSVIAVVKAGGTLHSTGKEVKVTIGGCGG